The Salvelinus sp. IW2-2015 linkage group LG8, ASM291031v2, whole genome shotgun sequence genome window below encodes:
- the LOC111967560 gene encoding AP-1 complex-associated regulatory protein: MGNCWAYCSGIFRREANRIKRGGGSKYFRSSTAGEHYTIEFENLVESDEEESPQSCPRPISEDEILHLKEHRYAAISNQQTLIDEKLQAELLAQEEKLRLEEEARNAAQREAARLARDRKIKEPKLAQRTKGKTEVKGGAAHLKKHGSGEDFDVYLQNVKATSEAFRSSRLSSETNVITPNTESSWDFNTKTRSTNDDGTSLDLEWEDEEGMNRTVTAWERSKTEEDILRAALRPGDKQATSGPASASEDSNALEWENDFVSTHAEENAEENAEDSEYECFVNPIMDMDTPSEETPPLDITAPDTEER; this comes from the exons ATGGGGAACTGTTGGGCTTATTGTTCTGGGATCTTCAGAAGAGAAGCGAACAGGATAAAACGAGGAGGCGG GTCAAAATACTTTAGAAGTAGTACTGCTGGGGAACATTACACAATAGAG TTTGAAAACCTTGTTGAGAGTGATGAG GAAGAGAGCCCACAAAGCTGTCCCAG GCCTATCAGCGAAGATGAGATCCTCCACCTCAAAGAGCATCGCTATGCTGCAATTTCCAATCAGCAGACCTTGATAGACGAGAAGCTGCAAGCAGAG TTATTGGCACAAGAGGAGAAGTTAAGGCTAGAAGAGGAGGCTAGAAATGCTGCCCAGCGTGAGGCTGCCAGGCTGGCACGTGATCGAAAGATAAAGGAG CCTAAGCTTGCACAACGGACAAAAGGCAAGACGGAAGTCAAAGGTGGCGCAGCCCATCTGAAAAA GCATGGCTCCGGTGAAGACTTTGATGTCTACCTACAGAATGTGAAGGCCACGTCGGAAGCCTTCAGGAGCAGCA GGCTGTCCTCTGAGACTAACGTGATCACTCCCAACACGGAGAGCAGCTGGGACTTCAACACCAAGACCCGCTCCACCAATGATGACGGAACCTCACTGGACCTGGAGTGGGAGGACGAGGAAG GGATGAACCGGACGGTCACAGCGTGGGAGAGGTCTAAAACGGAGGAGGACATACTCCGAGCGGCACTCCGGCCGGGCGATAAGCAGGCGACCAGTGGTCCGGCCTCCGCTTCGGAGGACTCCAACGCCCTGGAGTGGGAGAACGACTTTGTGAGCACGCACGCCGAGGAAAATGCTGAGGAGAACGCAGAGGATTCTGAATACGAGTGCTTTGTCAACCCCATCATGGATATGGACACCCCATCTGAGGAAACACCACCGCTAGATATCACCGCACCGGATACTGAGGAGAGATAG